Proteins found in one Archaeoglobus neptunius genomic segment:
- a CDS encoding MBL fold metallo-hydrolase produces MIVTLLGTGDSPGTPVLNCHCRTCEDARKRGWERKRFSVMVQNSGKTVLIDTSPDLRRQLLDNGVEKVDAVIWTHCHFDHFGGFGEFYRVQNNVRVYSTPQIHEDIGRFMRFLTYKTIEVEPYTPFTIGGMDFTIFTVNHPPVSAVGVKIEWQGYKVVVSGDTNVHIPEESMKEMQNPDLLVVEALAPTGRFKKHMNAREALSLAKRVNAEKVVLTHLGHFYPPHHVAAKNYPVGEDYQSFSFGEGRLDEFFGD; encoded by the coding sequence ATGATAGTTACTCTCCTCGGCACAGGCGATTCTCCGGGTACGCCAGTACTGAACTGCCACTGCAGAACATGTGAGGATGCCAGAAAGAGAGGATGGGAGAGAAAAAGATTCTCGGTAATGGTGCAGAACAGTGGAAAAACTGTTTTGATAGACACCTCACCAGACCTGAGGAGGCAACTGCTTGACAATGGCGTTGAGAAGGTTGACGCTGTTATCTGGACACATTGCCACTTCGACCACTTCGGAGGTTTTGGAGAGTTCTACAGGGTGCAGAACAATGTCAGGGTTTACTCCACTCCTCAAATACACGAAGATATTGGCAGGTTCATGAGATTTCTGACATACAAAACCATCGAGGTCGAACCGTATACCCCCTTCACGATTGGTGGCATGGACTTCACGATCTTCACCGTCAATCACCCTCCGGTAAGCGCCGTTGGGGTCAAGATAGAGTGGCAGGGATACAAGGTGGTCGTTAGTGGAGATACAAATGTACACATACCGGAAGAAAGCATGAAGGAAATGCAGAATCCGGATCTCCTCGTTGTTGAGGCGCTGGCCCCTACGGGCAGATTCAAAAAGCACATGAACGCCAGGGAGGCATTGAGCCTGGCCAAAAGGGTTAACGCCGAAAAAGTCGTCCTGACTCATCTAGGTCACTTCTACCCACCACACCACGTTGCGGCCAAAAATTATCCGGTTGGTGAGGACTATCAGAGCTTCTCATTCGGAGAGGGGAGGTTGGATGAGTTTTTTGGGGATTGA
- a CDS encoding ATP-binding protein, with amino-acid sequence MSAVRLVELLLTAEIFNRYEELTEDDIPKEIRKLLYNRGGIRRPVTIKEDVVIKYAGKIEQKPPFVDLNAFSKQYILTSFDLAVKWFASRGVERIKKNPALAYYYQNYDSLDVSYEEAKKANLPKHGDREWLRSVIEELEKSEDAKEMLSLVRVMSPEEIPVDFKDVALSEEQLEEVRKIEIALEERAFLRKIGLSDIGKLLFIGPPGTGKTTTARALSKKLYLPLLEVKLSMITSQYLGETSKNIEKVFEIARKMNPCILFIDEFDYVAKMRTSDEHAAIKRAVNTLLKSIDDINLVEDGVLLIAATNHPSLLDPAVWRRFDKVIEFPEPAEKIRMKIFQIFLARIDGDFNIDELVELTDGFTGADIKLVVREAVLKALLEGRKRLSQHDLVEAIQEVKERLKLKTSY; translated from the coding sequence ATGAGTGCTGTCAGGCTTGTCGAACTTCTGCTAACTGCAGAGATTTTTAACAGGTATGAGGAGCTTACAGAAGACGACATACCGAAGGAAATCAGAAAGCTGCTCTATAACAGAGGGGGAATAAGAAGGCCCGTCACAATAAAAGAGGATGTTGTGATTAAATATGCTGGAAAAATCGAACAGAAACCACCTTTTGTAGATTTGAATGCATTCTCCAAACAATACATCCTGACATCCTTCGATTTGGCTGTAAAGTGGTTTGCATCGAGGGGCGTTGAGAGGATCAAAAAGAATCCTGCTCTGGCCTACTACTATCAGAACTACGATTCGCTCGATGTTTCTTACGAGGAAGCAAAGAAGGCAAATTTACCGAAACACGGAGACAGGGAGTGGCTGAGGAGTGTAATTGAGGAGCTGGAAAAGAGTGAGGATGCCAAAGAGATGCTCAGCCTTGTCAGAGTGATGTCTCCGGAAGAAATTCCGGTAGACTTTAAGGACGTGGCTCTCAGCGAAGAGCAGCTTGAAGAGGTCAGAAAGATAGAAATCGCCTTAGAGGAAAGGGCGTTTTTGAGAAAAATAGGGCTTTCAGATATTGGTAAGCTACTCTTTATAGGGCCGCCCGGAACTGGAAAAACCACAACTGCCAGGGCTTTGAGTAAGAAACTCTACCTGCCGCTTCTTGAAGTCAAGCTCTCCATGATAACCAGCCAGTACCTGGGCGAGACATCCAAAAACATAGAGAAGGTGTTTGAAATAGCAAGAAAGATGAATCCGTGCATACTTTTCATTGATGAATTTGATTATGTGGCAAAAATGAGGACGAGCGACGAGCATGCTGCCATCAAGAGGGCTGTAAACACCCTGCTTAAATCGATCGACGATATAAACCTTGTTGAGGACGGTGTGCTTCTGATAGCAGCAACAAACCATCCGAGTCTTCTCGATCCGGCCGTTTGGAGAAGGTTCGATAAGGTAATTGAGTTTCCTGAACCGGCAGAGAAAATAAGAATGAAAATATTCCAGATATTTCTGGCCAGAATCGATGGCGATTTCAACATCGATGAGCTTGTCGAGCTGACTGATGGATTCACAGGTGCGGACATTAAGCTGGTTGTCAGAGAAGCTGTTCTGAAGGCCTTGCTGGAGGGCAGAAAAAGGCTTTCTCAGCACGATCTCGTGGAGGCAATCCAGGAAGTGAAGGAAAGACTGAAACTAAAGACCTCGTACTAG
- the katG gene encoding catalase/peroxidase HPI, translating to MSGNKRKRWITDWWPNRLNLKILRQNCPTSNPYMPDFDYLREVRNLDVDAVIRDLKDLMRSSQDWWPADFGHYGPLFVRLAWHSAGSYRIYDGRGGARNGSIRFPPRINWPDNIGLDKAIRLLWPIKKKYGRRLSWADLIILAGTVALEDMGVKVLGFSLGREDIFEPDESPDWGPEEEMLTARRVKEGELERPFAATEMGLIYVNPEGPGGNPSPTESAKEIRLAFARMGMNDEETVALIAGGHAFGKCHGAASDRYLGPDPSSSPIEQQGLGWKFEYGSGKGPDTFTSGFELAWSPTPTKFGIQYLHILFKYEWELTKSPAGRYQWVARDAPEIVPDAHDPDKKHKPMMLTADLALRFDPEYARIAKRFLENPAEFERAFARAWFKLTHRDMGPPDCYVGPYVPKETFVWQDPLPERDFELIDEEDVRSLKERILKSGLSISKLVYIAWASASTYRDSDRRGGANGARIRLYPMNKWEINHPDELPEIISVYEGIQREFNGEQEKNGTEKRVSIADLIVLGGCAAIERAARMAGYEIEVPFIPGRVDASQDQVEVEFYREIEPFADGFRNYFRYPERISEDDICTTPEYFLVDKSQLLTLTVPEMTVLLGGLRVLGANYRYANHGVLTETPGRLTNDFFVNLLDMGVEWRKADGYRYLFNGYDRKTGRLKWTATRVDLIFGHHDELRAVAEVYACDDAGEKFVRDFVAAWVRVMNLDRFDLKMG from the coding sequence ATGTCCGGAAATAAAAGAAAAAGGTGGATTACGGATTGGTGGCCAAACAGGTTGAATCTGAAGATTCTCAGGCAAAACTGCCCAACTTCCAACCCATATATGCCAGACTTTGATTACCTGAGGGAAGTTCGGAATCTTGACGTTGATGCGGTGATAAGGGACCTGAAGGATCTAATGAGGAGCTCGCAGGACTGGTGGCCAGCGGATTTCGGTCATTATGGCCCATTATTCGTCAGGCTCGCATGGCACAGCGCTGGAAGCTACCGTATTTACGATGGCAGAGGTGGGGCAAGGAATGGAAGCATTCGCTTCCCGCCGAGAATAAACTGGCCGGACAACATTGGTCTTGACAAAGCAATAAGGTTGCTGTGGCCGATAAAGAAGAAATACGGAAGAAGACTCTCTTGGGCGGATCTTATAATCCTCGCCGGAACCGTTGCTCTGGAGGATATGGGTGTGAAGGTCCTGGGTTTTTCCCTCGGAAGAGAAGACATCTTTGAGCCTGACGAGAGTCCGGACTGGGGTCCGGAGGAGGAAATGCTCACAGCAAGGCGTGTGAAGGAAGGAGAGCTGGAGAGGCCATTTGCTGCAACGGAGATGGGGCTGATCTACGTCAATCCTGAAGGACCGGGAGGAAACCCCTCTCCGACCGAGTCTGCGAAGGAAATAAGACTCGCATTCGCCAGAATGGGGATGAATGATGAGGAAACGGTTGCTTTGATTGCAGGGGGTCATGCGTTCGGGAAGTGCCATGGTGCTGCATCGGACAGATATCTCGGCCCCGATCCCAGTTCATCGCCGATAGAACAGCAGGGTCTGGGCTGGAAATTCGAATATGGTAGTGGAAAAGGTCCCGATACCTTTACATCCGGCTTCGAACTGGCATGGTCTCCAACACCAACCAAATTCGGAATCCAGTATCTGCACATCCTCTTCAAGTATGAGTGGGAGCTGACAAAAAGTCCTGCAGGAAGATATCAGTGGGTTGCCAGGGATGCTCCGGAGATCGTTCCTGATGCCCACGATCCGGACAAGAAGCACAAGCCGATGATGCTAACAGCCGATCTCGCCCTGAGGTTTGATCCGGAATACGCCAGGATAGCGAAGAGGTTTCTGGAGAATCCTGCAGAGTTCGAGAGGGCCTTTGCGAGAGCATGGTTCAAACTAACTCACAGAGACATGGGGCCGCCAGACTGTTATGTTGGCCCATACGTTCCTAAGGAAACGTTTGTCTGGCAGGATCCCTTGCCGGAGAGGGATTTTGAGCTAATTGATGAGGAGGACGTGAGAAGTCTTAAGGAAAGAATCCTGAAATCTGGATTGAGCATTTCTAAACTCGTCTACATTGCCTGGGCCTCGGCATCCACCTACAGGGATTCCGACAGAAGGGGAGGGGCCAATGGGGCCAGAATTCGGCTGTATCCTATGAACAAGTGGGAGATCAATCATCCGGATGAGCTCCCGGAGATCATATCTGTTTATGAGGGGATTCAAAGGGAGTTTAACGGGGAGCAGGAGAAAAATGGCACTGAGAAGAGGGTATCCATCGCCGATCTGATAGTTCTTGGGGGGTGTGCGGCGATTGAAAGGGCAGCCAGAATGGCAGGATATGAGATCGAGGTACCGTTCATACCTGGAAGGGTTGATGCTTCCCAGGATCAGGTTGAGGTTGAGTTCTACAGGGAGATAGAACCTTTTGCCGATGGGTTCCGAAACTACTTCAGATATCCGGAAAGAATTTCGGAAGATGATATCTGCACAACTCCGGAGTACTTTCTAGTCGATAAATCGCAGCTCCTGACACTTACCGTTCCGGAAATGACGGTTTTGCTGGGTGGTCTGAGAGTTCTCGGTGCCAACTACAGGTATGCAAACCACGGCGTACTCACAGAAACACCAGGAAGGCTGACAAACGACTTTTTCGTAAACCTTCTGGATATGGGGGTGGAATGGAGGAAGGCTGATGGGTACCGCTATCTTTTCAACGGCTATGACAGAAAGACGGGCAGGCTGAAATGGACCGCCACGAGAGTTGATCTGATTTTCGGGCATCATGACGAGCTCAGGGCTGTGGCTGAAGTTTATGCCTGTGATGATGCCGGAGAAAAGTTCGTCCGCGATTTTGTGGCTGCGTGGGTCAGGGTGATGAATCTGGACAGATTCGACTTGAAAATGGGATAA
- a CDS encoding AIR carboxylase family protein — protein MKAVIIMGSKSDVEYSKKIAEKLAEFGIESVLRVASAHKTPEKVLEIIREYEKEDVIFVTVAGRSNALSGFVDANTVKPVVASPPYSEKFAGMDILSSIRMPSGVAPLFVMEAENTALGVAKIASLMDESVERKVRDYQQRKKGEIYKSDEELR, from the coding sequence ATGAAGGCAGTGATAATAATGGGTTCAAAGTCTGATGTGGAATATTCAAAGAAAATAGCGGAAAAACTCGCTGAATTTGGAATTGAGAGTGTGTTGAGAGTGGCTTCTGCACATAAAACTCCCGAAAAAGTTCTGGAAATAATCAGGGAGTATGAGAAAGAGGATGTTATCTTTGTTACAGTTGCGGGCAGAAGTAATGCCCTGAGCGGTTTTGTCGACGCGAACACGGTAAAACCCGTTGTGGCCTCCCCACCCTACAGCGAGAAATTTGCGGGGATGGACATACTTTCCAGTATCAGAATGCCCTCTGGAGTTGCACCCCTGTTCGTAATGGAGGCGGAGAACACGGCATTAGGGGTGGCCAAGATAGCATCCCTCATGGATGAGAGTGTTGAACGTAAGGTAAGGGATTACCAGCAACGGAAGAAGGGAGAGATTTATAAATCCGATGAGGAACTGAGGTGA
- the purC gene encoding phosphoribosylaminoimidazolesuccinocarboxamide synthase, translating to MGSVKDLVVIKEPGDSLGIGRFIFSDRYSVFDYGEMPDKIEDKGKALCMVSAYFFEKLEEMGIKTHYAGLVEDGRIRRFDEVESAVNEMEIKLVRVVRPSNGDYTVFKRLGGNFLIPLEVIYRNSVPEGSSLLRRIENGEVSPEDFGLSRIKPGEKLEKPVVDFSTKLEDVDRYLNHREAMEVSGLERWEFENLKELVIRVDELITREVAKAGLENEDGKIEVAFDENRRLMIVDAVGTPDECRFSMGKFEVSKELLRRYYRKTDWYARVQACKGKKGWRELVGRPPNLPENVKRGISDLYRAFCNEVTGRKLFDVPKLKEVVAGLEEVFE from the coding sequence ATGGGCAGTGTTAAAGATCTGGTCGTGATTAAAGAACCCGGAGATAGCTTGGGAATCGGAAGGTTCATCTTTTCTGATCGATATTCCGTTTTTGATTATGGAGAGATGCCCGATAAAATAGAGGACAAGGGTAAAGCTCTGTGCATGGTTTCGGCATATTTTTTTGAGAAACTCGAGGAGATGGGAATCAAAACCCATTATGCCGGCCTTGTTGAGGACGGCAGGATCAGGAGATTTGACGAGGTTGAATCAGCAGTTAATGAAATGGAGATTAAGCTCGTCAGGGTTGTTAGACCTTCAAATGGGGATTACACAGTCTTTAAACGTCTTGGTGGCAATTTTCTAATTCCACTTGAAGTAATTTACCGGAACAGTGTTCCAGAAGGTTCATCCCTGCTCAGAAGAATTGAGAATGGAGAAGTTAGTCCGGAGGATTTTGGGCTGAGCAGAATAAAGCCTGGAGAGAAGCTTGAAAAGCCTGTTGTTGATTTCAGCACCAAACTTGAGGATGTGGACAGATATCTGAATCATAGAGAAGCGATGGAGGTATCTGGACTGGAAAGGTGGGAATTTGAAAACCTGAAAGAACTCGTTATTCGGGTTGACGAGTTGATCACGAGAGAAGTTGCCAAGGCAGGGCTTGAAAATGAGGATGGTAAGATAGAGGTTGCGTTTGATGAGAACAGACGGCTGATGATTGTAGATGCTGTTGGCACTCCGGATGAGTGCAGGTTCAGCATGGGTAAATTTGAGGTCAGCAAGGAGCTTTTAAGAAGATATTACAGGAAGACTGACTGGTATGCGAGGGTACAGGCTTGTAAAGGTAAAAAGGGCTGGAGAGAGTTGGTGGGCAGACCGCCAAATCTACCGGAAAACGTAAAAAGGGGAATTTCAGACCTTTACAGGGCGTTCTGCAATGAGGTTACCGGCAGAAAACTCTTCGATGTTCCAAAACTTAAGGAGGTTGTTGCCGGACTTGAAGAGGTGTTCGAATGA
- the carA gene encoding glutamine-hydrolyzing carbamoyl-phosphate synthase small subunit: MKAALALEDGTYVEGRAFGAEREGLGEIVFCTSMTGYVEALTDPSYKGQILMMTYPLIGNYGVSREDFESDGVKVEGFVVKELCKKPSNWRSEKSVDELLKEYNVPGIEGVDTRMLTRKIRIYGSMKAAIGVGDVEKEDLIRKAVEQPFIGDVDLVDKVCVREVKRMESGGDLEVVLVDCGIKMSIARQLLKRGVNLTIVPYNYPAKKIMEMNPDGVFISNGPGDPARVKSTIETIRKLAGQIPMAGICLGHQLTALALGAKTFKLKFGHHGSNQPVKDFETGRVFISSQNHNFAVDEKTLPANVEVTQINLNDHTVEGIIHKDFPLITVQYHPEAGPGPHDTYFFFDRFIDMVKEYR, encoded by the coding sequence ATGAAGGCGGCACTGGCTCTTGAAGATGGGACATATGTTGAGGGAAGAGCTTTTGGTGCTGAGAGGGAGGGATTGGGGGAGATTGTTTTCTGCACCAGCATGACCGGATATGTTGAGGCCCTAACCGATCCCAGCTATAAGGGGCAAATCCTGATGATGACGTATCCGCTGATAGGGAACTACGGAGTTAGCAGAGAAGATTTTGAGAGCGATGGTGTGAAGGTTGAAGGTTTTGTTGTCAAGGAGCTATGCAAAAAACCCAGCAACTGGAGGAGCGAGAAGAGTGTGGATGAACTTCTGAAGGAGTACAATGTGCCGGGCATCGAAGGCGTTGATACCAGAATGCTGACAAGGAAAATAAGAATTTACGGCTCCATGAAAGCTGCGATTGGTGTGGGTGATGTCGAAAAAGAGGATCTAATCAGAAAGGCTGTTGAACAGCCGTTCATCGGTGATGTCGATCTCGTTGATAAGGTGTGTGTGAGAGAAGTTAAGAGAATGGAATCTGGTGGAGATCTCGAGGTTGTGCTTGTTGACTGCGGAATAAAGATGAGCATTGCGAGGCAGCTCCTGAAAAGGGGCGTCAACCTGACAATTGTCCCCTACAACTATCCAGCAAAGAAAATAATGGAAATGAATCCTGACGGTGTTTTCATATCCAATGGTCCGGGAGATCCGGCAAGGGTTAAGTCCACCATAGAGACGATAAGGAAACTGGCTGGACAGATTCCAATGGCCGGGATATGTCTTGGACATCAGCTCACTGCCCTGGCCCTTGGAGCAAAGACATTCAAGCTGAAGTTCGGGCATCACGGCAGCAATCAGCCCGTCAAGGATTTTGAAACAGGCAGGGTTTTCATATCGAGCCAGAATCACAACTTTGCAGTTGACGAAAAAACACTCCCAGCCAATGTTGAGGTCACCCAGATCAATCTGAACGACCATACGGTCGAGGGAATAATTCATAAGGATTTTCCGCTTATAACGGTTCAGTACCATCCGGAAGCCGGGCCCGGACCGCATGACACCTACTTCTTTTTTGACAGGTTTATTGACATGGTTAAAGAGTACAGGTGA
- the carB gene encoding carbamoyl-phosphate synthase large subunit — MPKREDLKKIMVIGSGPIVIGQAAEFDYSGSQACKALREEGYEVILVNSNPATIMTDPDMADRVYIEPLDAEIVAKIVERETPDAILPTLGGQTALNLAVQLSDMGVLDRYGVELIGAKIDAIKKAEDRELFKESMKRIGLEVPRSGVASDVGEALEIADEIGYPVVVRPAFTLGGTGGGIAYNREELKEIASHGLKMSLINQVLIEEGVLGWKEFELEVMRDFADNVVIICSIENFDPMGVHTGDSITVAPAQTLTDVEYQYLRDAAIKIIREIGVETGGSNIQFAVHPENGRVVAIEMNPRVSRSSALASKATGYPIAKIAAKLAVGYTLDEIPNDITKETPASFEPTIDYVVVKIPRFAFDKFPTADSILGSQMKSVGEVMAIGRTFEEALQKAIRSLEIGRYGLGCDGRDREVTLDEIKEKLRNPNAGRVFYIRYALQRGMTVDEIYRLTNIDPWFIEKIKNLVEFEEELKQWAERCSLEDVPDDVLKKAKKLGYSDRQLATIFNTTEREVRRVRKKRAVRAVYKMVDTCAAEFEAKTPYYYSSYEDENEAVRTDRRKVMILGAGPNRIGQGIEFDYCCVHAVFSLKEDGYETIMVNCNPETVSTDYDTSDRLYFEPITHEDVMNIYENEKPEGVIVQFGGQTPLNIARDLEMSGAKILGTSVDSIDIAEDRERFSELLERLGIPQPENGIAFSIDEAKRIAGRIGFPVLVRPSYVLGGRAMEIIYDMETLERYINEALEVSPEKPILIDKFLEDAIEVEVDALCDGEEVVIGGIMEHIEEAGVHSGDSACVLPPVSLDEKTIDTIVDYTRKLALSLNVVGLINIQYAVKDGVVYVLEANPRASRTVPFVSKATGLPLAKIAAKLMMGKKLRELGVRENLRLKHVAVKEAVFPFIKLPGVDPVLSPEMKSTGEVMGIDYDFGLAYYKAELGAGMRLPLEGTVFISVRERDKNEKTVELARKFKKLGFRIIATKGTRDFLREHGIDVELIAKVSQGRPNILDAIVNRQVDLIINTPSGKRGRTEGYMIRRAAVDYGVTHITTLAGAYAAVRAIEAVKNRKMVVKSIQEYHEENR, encoded by the coding sequence ATGCCGAAAAGGGAGGATTTGAAGAAGATTATGGTGATCGGCAGCGGACCAATTGTAATCGGCCAGGCTGCGGAGTTTGACTACTCCGGGAGTCAGGCGTGCAAGGCTCTGAGAGAAGAGGGCTATGAGGTCATCCTCGTAAATTCCAACCCCGCTACTATAATGACCGATCCCGATATGGCGGATAGGGTTTACATCGAACCCCTCGATGCGGAAATCGTTGCGAAAATCGTTGAGAGGGAAACTCCGGATGCCATCCTACCCACCCTCGGGGGTCAGACGGCCCTCAACCTTGCGGTGCAACTCTCTGATATGGGAGTTCTAGACAGATATGGGGTTGAGCTTATAGGTGCGAAGATAGATGCTATAAAGAAAGCAGAGGACAGGGAGCTTTTTAAAGAATCGATGAAAAGGATAGGCCTCGAAGTGCCTAGAAGTGGTGTGGCGAGTGATGTCGGTGAAGCTCTTGAAATTGCCGATGAAATTGGCTATCCTGTGGTTGTGAGGCCTGCTTTTACCCTTGGAGGCACGGGAGGAGGAATAGCCTACAACAGAGAGGAACTAAAGGAAATTGCATCTCACGGCCTTAAGATGTCGTTGATAAACCAGGTACTCATAGAAGAGGGTGTTTTGGGATGGAAGGAGTTCGAACTTGAGGTTATGAGGGACTTTGCGGACAACGTCGTAATAATATGCTCTATTGAGAACTTTGATCCGATGGGTGTGCATACCGGGGACAGCATTACCGTGGCACCTGCCCAGACTCTGACCGATGTCGAGTATCAGTATCTGAGAGATGCAGCCATCAAGATAATCAGAGAGATTGGTGTTGAGACAGGTGGGAGCAACATTCAGTTTGCCGTTCATCCGGAAAATGGAAGGGTTGTGGCAATTGAGATGAACCCGAGAGTCAGCAGATCCTCGGCTCTGGCTTCAAAGGCAACCGGCTATCCAATAGCCAAAATTGCAGCAAAACTTGCAGTCGGCTACACGCTTGATGAAATTCCAAATGACATAACGAAAGAAACTCCTGCGAGCTTTGAGCCGACCATTGACTATGTGGTTGTTAAAATCCCCAGATTTGCCTTCGACAAGTTTCCCACCGCTGACAGCATACTGGGGAGCCAGATGAAGAGTGTTGGAGAGGTAATGGCCATAGGCAGAACTTTCGAAGAGGCTCTTCAAAAGGCAATAAGGAGTCTGGAAATCGGGAGGTATGGCCTCGGATGCGACGGGAGGGACAGGGAAGTTACGCTGGATGAGATAAAGGAAAAGCTGAGAAATCCGAATGCCGGAAGGGTGTTTTACATTCGATATGCCCTGCAGAGGGGTATGACAGTTGATGAGATTTACAGGCTTACGAATATCGATCCGTGGTTCATTGAGAAAATAAAGAATCTTGTTGAGTTCGAAGAGGAGCTGAAGCAATGGGCGGAGAGATGTTCGCTTGAGGACGTTCCGGATGATGTTCTGAAAAAGGCCAAAAAACTCGGATATTCTGATAGGCAGCTGGCAACAATTTTCAACACCACTGAAAGAGAGGTAAGGAGGGTAAGGAAGAAAAGAGCGGTCAGGGCTGTTTACAAGATGGTTGATACCTGTGCTGCTGAATTTGAGGCCAAAACACCATACTACTACTCCTCGTACGAGGATGAGAATGAGGCAGTAAGAACTGACAGGCGGAAGGTCATGATTCTTGGAGCCGGACCGAACAGAATAGGCCAGGGTATTGAATTTGATTACTGCTGCGTTCATGCGGTGTTCAGTCTGAAGGAAGATGGTTATGAGACTATAATGGTCAACTGCAATCCGGAGACAGTTTCAACGGACTATGACACATCTGACAGACTTTATTTTGAACCCATAACCCATGAAGACGTGATGAACATTTACGAAAATGAAAAGCCGGAGGGCGTCATCGTTCAGTTCGGAGGTCAAACACCTCTGAACATAGCGAGAGACCTTGAAATGAGCGGTGCAAAGATCTTGGGCACTTCAGTTGACTCCATAGACATTGCAGAGGACAGGGAAAGATTTTCGGAATTGCTGGAAAGACTGGGGATTCCACAACCGGAGAATGGCATTGCCTTCAGCATCGATGAAGCGAAGAGGATTGCAGGCAGAATAGGATTTCCGGTTCTCGTGAGGCCGAGCTATGTTCTTGGTGGTAGAGCGATGGAGATAATCTACGATATGGAAACGCTTGAAAGATACATAAATGAGGCTCTGGAAGTGAGCCCGGAGAAACCGATTCTGATCGATAAATTCCTGGAGGATGCAATTGAGGTTGAGGTGGATGCACTCTGTGATGGTGAGGAAGTGGTTATTGGGGGGATAATGGAGCACATCGAGGAGGCTGGAGTTCACAGCGGAGACTCAGCATGCGTTCTTCCACCTGTTTCGCTGGATGAAAAAACGATCGATACGATTGTGGACTATACCAGAAAGCTGGCGCTGAGTCTTAATGTTGTTGGGCTGATAAACATACAGTATGCGGTTAAGGATGGGGTTGTTTACGTTCTCGAGGCAAATCCGAGGGCAAGCAGGACTGTACCATTTGTCAGCAAGGCAACGGGATTACCACTGGCCAAAATAGCTGCGAAGCTAATGATGGGGAAAAAGCTGAGGGAGCTTGGAGTGAGGGAAAATCTCAGGCTGAAGCATGTGGCTGTTAAGGAAGCGGTCTTTCCGTTCATTAAGTTGCCAGGCGTTGATCCTGTGCTTAGCCCTGAGATGAAGTCCACCGGAGAGGTTATGGGGATAGACTATGATTTTGGTCTGGCCTACTACAAGGCGGAACTTGGTGCCGGGATGAGACTCCCGCTGGAAGGAACAGTCTTCATAAGTGTGAGGGAAAGGGACAAAAACGAAAAAACCGTGGAGCTTGCGAGGAAATTCAAGAAACTCGGTTTTAGGATCATTGCGACCAAAGGAACCAGGGACTTTTTGAGAGAGCATGGTATAGACGTCGAGCTGATAGCGAAAGTCAGTCAGGGAAGACCGAACATACTTGATGCCATTGTGAACAGGCAGGTGGATCTTATAATAAACACTCCCAGTGGCAAGAGGGGCAGAACTGAGGGGTACATGATAAGAAGGGCCGCAGTGGACTATGGAGTGACACATATAACAACTCTGGCTGGTGCATACGCTGCGGTGAGGGCAATAGAGGCTGTGAAAAATAGAAAAATGGTTGTGAAGTCAATCCAGGAGTACCATGAGGAAAACAGATAG
- the larB gene encoding nickel pincer cofactor biosynthesis protein LarB encodes MRKTDSFEELVKLDLERYERAGKPEAVYAEGKSVEDILAIAHKVISEGKSTLITRLTRDQMEALKFLDKVEVNERGRIAVVGEKRQEKIGKVAVLCAGTSDTPVAEEAVVTAEYLGLEAIKFYDVGVAGLHRIIEPIRRIREENVDSVIVIAGMEGALPSVIAGIVDVPVIAVPTSVGYGVNLGGISTLFAMLQSCSSGVAVVNIDNGFGAAVFASLISRVKMKTSGKH; translated from the coding sequence ATGAGGAAAACAGATAGTTTTGAAGAGCTGGTAAAACTGGATCTGGAGAGATACGAGAGGGCGGGGAAGCCGGAGGCGGTGTATGCTGAGGGGAAGAGTGTAGAGGATATACTGGCTATAGCCCATAAGGTGATTAGCGAGGGCAAGTCTACATTGATAACGAGACTTACCAGAGATCAGATGGAGGCATTGAAATTTCTGGATAAGGTTGAGGTCAATGAGAGAGGAAGAATCGCTGTTGTTGGTGAAAAAAGGCAGGAAAAGATTGGAAAGGTCGCAGTGCTTTGTGCGGGCACTTCCGACACACCGGTTGCAGAGGAGGCGGTGGTTACAGCGGAGTATCTTGGCCTTGAGGCTATAAAATTTTATGATGTTGGTGTGGCTGGTTTGCACAGAATAATTGAGCCGATCAGAAGAATAAGGGAGGAGAATGTGGATAGTGTGATAGTAATAGCGGGGATGGAGGGAGCACTGCCCTCGGTCATTGCTGGAATTGTTGATGTTCCGGTAATAGCTGTACCCACATCTGTTGGGTACGGAGTAAATCTGGGAGGTATTTCGACACTCTTCGCGATGCTTCAGAGCTGCTCTTCTGGGGTTGCCGTGGTAAACATAGATAACGGCTTTGGTGCAGCAGTTTTTGCCTCCTTGATATCAAGGGTTAAGATGAAAACTTCCGGAAAACACTAA